The Listeria welshimeri serovar 6b str. SLCC5334 genome has a window encoding:
- a CDS encoding LysR family transcriptional regulator codes for MNLHHLRYFVTLAHMEHYTKAAEKLLITQPSLSHAISSLEQELGIPLFVKEGRNIGLSKAGKVFLDYVEESLDMIDAGVATVKKAANGEGQIDLAFLQTLGTSLVPKLVQEFMQTEPDKKIDFVFHTGVSIDIIQGLKEKKYDIGICSKLENERNIQFIPIAKQELVLIVPKNHPLAEKEWIDLVETVPYPQIAFSKKSGLRPIIDDLFRKIGADYDIAYEIEVDQVIAGMVAQNFGIAVVPNMPILNYVDVKVLPIRSPNWERFFYLAVVKNQTLTPAAEKFKQFMLNQRI; via the coding sequence ATGAATTTACACCATTTACGTTATTTTGTCACACTGGCGCACATGGAGCATTACACAAAAGCAGCTGAAAAATTATTAATTACCCAACCCAGCTTGAGCCACGCAATTTCTTCATTAGAACAAGAACTAGGAATACCTTTATTTGTAAAAGAGGGAAGAAACATAGGTTTAAGCAAGGCTGGGAAAGTTTTTCTTGATTATGTAGAAGAGTCCTTAGATATGATCGATGCCGGAGTAGCAACTGTCAAAAAAGCTGCAAATGGAGAAGGACAGATTGATTTAGCATTCTTGCAAACGCTTGGAACCTCGCTTGTCCCAAAACTTGTTCAAGAATTCATGCAAACCGAACCAGACAAGAAAATCGATTTTGTTTTCCATACTGGTGTATCTATTGATATTATCCAGGGTCTTAAAGAAAAGAAATACGATATTGGAATATGTTCTAAACTTGAAAATGAACGTAATATCCAATTTATTCCTATCGCTAAACAAGAACTAGTGCTTATCGTACCTAAAAATCACCCTTTAGCAGAAAAAGAGTGGATTGATTTAGTTGAAACAGTACCTTACCCACAAATCGCTTTTTCTAAAAAAAGTGGTTTACGTCCAATTATTGATGATTTATTTAGAAAAATTGGTGCTGATTATGACATTGCTTATGAGATAGAAGTAGATCAAGTCATTGCTGGAATGGTTGCGCAAAATTTTGGTATAGCTGTCGTTCCGAATATGCCCATTTTAAACTATGTAGATGTCAAAGTGTTGCCAATAAGGAGTCCTAACTGGGAGCGATTCTTTTATTTAGCAGTTGTGAAAAACCAAACCTTAACTCCGGCAGCAGAAAAATTCAAACAATTTATGTTAAATCAACGTATTTAA
- a CDS encoding FAD-dependent oxidoreductase yields the protein MKFNSMFSPIDIGPMKVPNRFVVSPMCNNYANTDGTLSDTSLAYYKERALGGFGLITFEATVVDVRAKGGANKACLYSDHQIASFKRVIDVCHDAGAKISVQLQHAGPEGNSKVSGYPLKAASAIASAEGRNTPEAISREELYELIELYGEAALRAKKAGADAVEIHCAHGYLVSSFLSGRTNKRVDEFGGCFENRMRLPRLIIESIRKRVGHSIAILCRINSTDGVEGGLSVQDSATVAAYLEDCGLDGLHVSRSVHIRDEYMWAPTVLHAGFSSDLVTQIKRAVSIPVITVGRFTEPHYAELMVREGRADLVAFGRQSLADPETPNKAAAGKLDELLPCIACLQGCVANMYAGKPITCLVNPLLGRESEAYLPKTPSKKVVVVGGGVGGLYAGWLAGSRGHDVTVYEASDIIGGQMRLAAYPPGKGDLTNMVRSYIKKCEQFDVEIKTNTPVTRELIQKVSPDAVIIATGANPLILPIPGIEDAGLIHAVDLLDGKESCGKKVLVVGGGMVGSETAAFLGEAGHDVTVVELREEVGADVISEHRKFLMRDFDEYKINSITNAKVTSFFEDGVTYSLADDEEYRIDGFDSVVLAMGSRAYNPLEEAIRELVPETYVIGDAVRARRALDATKEALDAVLQL from the coding sequence TTGAAATTTAATTCGATGTTCTCACCTATCGATATTGGTCCGATGAAAGTACCTAATCGGTTTGTTGTATCTCCAATGTGTAATAACTATGCGAATACAGATGGCACTTTATCAGATACTTCACTTGCATATTACAAAGAACGAGCTCTCGGCGGCTTTGGTTTAATTACTTTTGAAGCAACTGTAGTAGATGTTCGGGCAAAAGGTGGCGCAAACAAGGCTTGTCTTTATAGTGATCACCAAATCGCTAGTTTTAAACGAGTGATTGATGTTTGTCATGATGCCGGAGCTAAAATTTCTGTGCAATTACAGCATGCTGGACCTGAAGGGAACTCCAAAGTTTCTGGATATCCTTTAAAAGCAGCCTCTGCTATTGCTTCAGCTGAAGGTCGTAACACGCCAGAAGCAATTTCACGGGAAGAACTCTATGAATTAATTGAACTTTATGGTGAAGCCGCATTACGCGCAAAAAAAGCTGGTGCTGATGCAGTTGAAATTCACTGTGCTCATGGATATTTAGTGAGTAGCTTCTTATCTGGGCGAACAAACAAACGTGTAGACGAATTTGGAGGTTGCTTTGAAAACCGAATGCGCTTGCCAAGACTCATTATTGAAAGTATTCGTAAACGAGTTGGTCATTCTATTGCTATATTATGCCGAATTAATAGCACAGATGGCGTAGAAGGCGGATTAAGTGTACAAGATAGCGCTACAGTTGCAGCTTATTTAGAAGATTGTGGTTTAGATGGACTTCATGTTTCTCGTAGCGTTCATATTCGCGATGAATATATGTGGGCGCCTACTGTTTTACATGCAGGATTTAGTTCTGATCTTGTCACACAAATTAAACGTGCAGTTTCTATCCCAGTTATTACTGTTGGTCGTTTTACCGAGCCACATTATGCTGAATTAATGGTTCGTGAAGGACGTGCGGATTTAGTAGCATTTGGACGCCAATCTTTAGCCGACCCAGAAACACCAAATAAAGCTGCAGCTGGAAAACTCGATGAACTGCTTCCTTGTATCGCCTGTCTTCAAGGTTGTGTGGCAAACATGTATGCCGGAAAACCGATTACTTGTTTAGTTAACCCATTACTTGGCCGTGAATCCGAAGCATATTTACCAAAAACACCTAGTAAAAAAGTGGTAGTTGTCGGCGGAGGTGTTGGTGGACTTTATGCTGGTTGGCTGGCTGGTTCAAGAGGACATGATGTGACAGTTTATGAAGCATCTGATATCATTGGCGGTCAAATGCGATTAGCTGCCTATCCTCCGGGAAAAGGCGACCTGACTAATATGGTTCGTAGTTACATTAAAAAATGCGAACAATTCGACGTAGAAATCAAAACAAACACACCTGTTACACGCGAGCTTATTCAAAAAGTTTCTCCAGATGCAGTTATTATCGCGACTGGAGCAAACCCACTTATATTGCCAATTCCTGGTATTGAAGATGCTGGATTGATTCATGCAGTAGACCTACTTGATGGCAAAGAATCTTGTGGCAAAAAAGTTCTCGTCGTTGGTGGAGGTATGGTTGGTAGTGAAACAGCTGCTTTCTTAGGTGAAGCTGGACACGATGTAACTGTAGTGGAACTTCGTGAGGAAGTTGGAGCTGATGTCATTTCTGAACACCGCAAATTCCTTATGCGCGATTTTGATGAATATAAAATCAATAGTATTACAAATGCAAAAGTGACTAGTTTCTTTGAAGATGGGGTAACTTATTCCTTAGCTGATGATGAAGAATATCGAATTGATGGTTTTGATTCTGTGGTACTCGCAATGGGCTCAAGAGCTTATAATCCACTTGAAGAAGCTATTCGGGAATTGGTACCTGAAACATATGTTATTGGTGATGCCGTTCGCGCACGTCGGGCATTAGACGCAACAAAAGAAGCATTAGACGCTGTATTGCAATTATAA
- a CDS encoding cation diffusion facilitator family transporter, whose product MDGYTDLKKAEKAAFLSIFAYLFLSVLKIVAGHFGNSDALLADGLNNTTDIVASVALLIGLRISRIPPDADHSYGHRRTETISSLIASIIMFLVGVQVIWSSIVHIVEKDFTSPSALTAVVALFSGIFMYLIYLYNHKLAKKLDSQAVRAAAFDNRSDAFVSFGAFIGIIGAVLGIPWLDSVTAFLVGLLIVYTAVKIFYDAAHTLTDGFDVSKLETIHDLIASVPEVKKVIDIKARMNGNRIWIDATIAVDPQLNVVKSHEITEIVEQKIRNEYEGAFTLVHIEPYFE is encoded by the coding sequence ATGGACGGATATACAGATTTAAAAAAAGCAGAAAAAGCTGCCTTTTTAAGCATATTTGCATACTTATTTCTTTCTGTTTTAAAAATAGTAGCGGGTCATTTTGGGAATTCAGATGCGCTACTCGCTGATGGCTTAAATAATACAACAGATATTGTGGCGTCCGTTGCGCTTTTAATTGGTCTTAGAATTTCACGTATTCCTCCTGATGCTGATCATTCTTACGGACATCGTCGAACTGAAACAATCAGTTCTTTAATTGCCTCCATCATTATGTTTTTGGTAGGCGTCCAAGTTATTTGGAGTTCGATTGTTCATATTGTGGAAAAAGATTTCACTTCACCCTCAGCGCTAACTGCCGTAGTTGCATTATTTTCTGGGATATTTATGTATTTAATTTACTTATACAATCATAAACTCGCAAAAAAATTAGATAGCCAGGCAGTTCGGGCTGCTGCTTTTGATAATCGTTCAGATGCATTTGTTAGTTTTGGGGCATTTATAGGGATTATTGGAGCCGTACTTGGGATTCCGTGGCTAGATTCAGTCACAGCTTTTTTAGTAGGTTTGTTGATTGTTTACACAGCAGTAAAAATTTTCTATGATGCTGCTCATACGCTTACTGATGGCTTTGATGTTTCCAAGCTCGAAACGATTCATGATTTAATTGCTTCCGTTCCCGAAGTCAAAAAAGTCATAGATATAAAAGCGCGTATGAACGGAAATCGAATTTGGATTGATGCTACTATCGCAGTAGATCCGCAATTAAATGTGGTTAAGAGTCATGAAATCACTGAAATTGTAGAGCAAAAAATTCGAAACGAATACGAGGGAGCTTTCACATTAGTCCATATCGAACCATATTTTGAATAA
- a CDS encoding hemolysin family protein, whose product MILTIKFLIIALLIAISAFFVATEFAIVKMRPSRLDQLIAEKDKRAVLARYIYNHLNAYLSACQLGITISSLGLGWLGESTVEAALHPLFSLMELPQSAITILSFTIAFLFITFLHVVVGELVPKTLAIDKTEAVALAVARPLHIFYKVMFPFIWILNGSAVFIARLFGLEPASEHEIAHTEDELKIIVGESYKSGEINQSEFRYVNKIFDFDERMAKEVMIPRTEIVTVDTGSTIGELSDIMRNERYTRYPVIDGDKDHVIGVLNLKEILSAYVEHGSNPSFSIDPYVKPIIRVIETIPIKELLFRMQRERSHIAILLDEYGGTSGLVTVEDIVEEIVGDIRDEFDADEIPEIRKIKDGHYIVDAKLLIDEVNNILGTEIEEEEVDTIGGWFLTQNYEVEVGDEIDYDGFIFRVKQGEPHHIEYIEIIKKTND is encoded by the coding sequence TTGATATTAACCATTAAATTTTTAATTATAGCTTTACTTATTGCTATATCGGCTTTTTTCGTAGCAACGGAATTTGCAATTGTTAAAATGCGACCAAGCCGATTGGACCAATTAATAGCAGAGAAAGATAAACGTGCTGTACTCGCTAGATATATTTATAACCATTTGAATGCTTATTTGTCCGCTTGTCAGCTCGGAATAACCATCAGCTCTCTTGGACTTGGTTGGTTAGGTGAATCGACTGTAGAGGCTGCACTGCATCCATTGTTTAGTTTAATGGAACTTCCGCAATCTGCTATTACGATTCTTTCTTTCACAATTGCCTTCCTTTTTATCACATTTTTACATGTGGTTGTTGGGGAACTTGTTCCAAAAACACTTGCGATTGATAAAACAGAAGCAGTTGCGCTTGCAGTTGCCCGTCCATTGCATATTTTTTATAAAGTGATGTTCCCTTTCATTTGGATTTTAAATGGTTCCGCGGTTTTTATCGCGCGTCTTTTCGGCTTAGAACCAGCTTCCGAACATGAAATCGCTCATACGGAAGACGAATTAAAAATCATTGTTGGCGAAAGTTACAAGAGTGGCGAGATAAACCAGTCAGAATTTCGTTATGTAAATAAAATTTTTGACTTTGATGAACGTATGGCAAAAGAAGTGATGATTCCACGAACAGAAATTGTCACGGTTGATACAGGTTCTACTATTGGTGAATTATCTGATATTATGCGAAATGAACGATATACGCGTTATCCAGTCATTGATGGTGACAAAGACCATGTTATTGGTGTACTTAATCTAAAAGAAATTTTATCAGCCTATGTAGAGCACGGTTCCAATCCAAGCTTTAGTATTGATCCATATGTCAAACCAATTATCCGTGTTATTGAGACCATTCCAATTAAAGAATTGCTTTTCCGGATGCAGCGTGAACGTTCTCATATTGCGATTCTCCTTGACGAATACGGCGGTACTTCTGGACTTGTTACTGTAGAAGATATTGTCGAGGAAATTGTTGGAGATATTCGTGATGAATTTGATGCTGATGAAATTCCAGAAATTCGCAAAATCAAAGACGGTCACTACATTGTAGATGCTAAACTTCTTATTGATGAGGTAAACAATATTTTAGGAACTGAAATTGAAGAAGAAGAAGTTGATACAATCGGTGGTTGGTTCTTAACACAAAATTATGAAGTAGAAGTTGGGGACGAAATTGATTACGATGGATTTATTTTCCGCGTTAAACAAGGTGAACCTCATCATATTGAGTATATTGAAATTATCAAAAAAACGAATGATTAA
- a CDS encoding sugar phosphate isomerase/epimerase family protein — protein sequence MTNSNGNLKKCPITISSYTLGTEVSFPERVKIAAENGFDGIGLRAENYVDALAAGLTDDDMLQILDKHNIKVTEVEYITQWGTEADRTDAQQQKEQTTFHMARLFGVKHINCGLLEKIPEEQIITALGELCDRAEELIIGLEFMPYSGVADLAAAWRVAEACGRDNAQLICDTWHWARANQTAESIKNVPADRIVSIQLCDVHETPYKELREESLHDRLPPGEGYGDTVGFARILKEHGVNPRVMGVEVISDSMVETGLEYAAIKVYNATKKVLDEAWPEISPK from the coding sequence ATGACAAATTCAAATGGCAACTTAAAAAAATGCCCCATCACGATTAGTTCTTACACACTTGGAACGGAGGTTTCCTTCCCAGAACGTGTAAAGATTGCAGCAGAAAATGGTTTTGACGGAATTGGCTTGCGAGCTGAAAATTATGTAGACGCTCTTGCAGCTGGCTTAACTGATGATGACATGCTGCAGATTTTAGACAAGCATAATATCAAAGTAACAGAAGTAGAATACATAACTCAGTGGGGAACTGAAGCAGACCGAACCGATGCTCAACAACAAAAAGAGCAAACCACTTTCCACATGGCTCGGTTATTCGGTGTAAAACATATTAACTGCGGTTTACTTGAAAAAATTCCAGAAGAGCAAATAATTACTGCTCTTGGTGAGTTATGTGATCGTGCCGAAGAATTAATCATCGGTTTAGAATTTATGCCGTATAGCGGAGTAGCAGACTTAGCCGCAGCTTGGCGTGTGGCAGAAGCATGTGGTAGAGATAACGCACAACTAATTTGCGATACTTGGCACTGGGCAAGAGCAAACCAAACAGCAGAGTCTATCAAAAATGTCCCAGCTGATCGAATTGTTTCTATCCAATTGTGTGATGTTCATGAAACGCCATACAAAGAACTTCGTGAAGAATCGCTTCATGACCGACTACCACCTGGTGAAGGATATGGAGATACGGTTGGTTTTGCACGCATCCTAAAAGAACATGGTGTAAATCCACGAGTGATGGGAGTCGAAGTAATATCTGACTCTATGGTTGAAACTGGTCTAGAATATGCTGCAATTAAAGTATATAATGCCACGAAAAAAGTATTAGACGAGGCTTGGCCAGAAATTTCTCCAAAATAA